One Melanotaenia boesemani isolate fMelBoe1 chromosome 8, fMelBoe1.pri, whole genome shotgun sequence DNA segment encodes these proteins:
- the LOC121645116 gene encoding oocyte zinc finger protein XlCOF6.1-like isoform X2 codes for MKPQIRLHRIDVPHLHLCKEEEEDLTNQQLCNQERNCGMDQDEPEPPQMKVEQEQQSTNQEGDQLVLKQETETFIVTPNNEDGDHMEPEPNSNQLFFNNSLLAERHVQEANRDVFSASAINTEQEMDSSNRSHTNNKGNSSSLGNYGKNYKDKKICGKALKKKSPVRKHDSGSTGEKPFSCNECGKCFRDRKGVNVHMRIHTGEKPYSCKTCGKSFTTNCKLTYHIRTHTGEKPFSCKICGKGFRERGPLTVHIRTHTGERPFSCKICGKGFRQRGPLTVHIRTHTGERPFSCKICGKDFKESGALTVHIRTHTGERPFSCKICGKSFTTNWNLTYHIRTHTGEKPFSCKTCGKSFTTNWTLTYHIRTHTGEKPFSCKICGKGFKESGSLTVHIRTHTGEYVL; via the exons ATGAAACCTCAAATAAGGTTACACAGAATAG ACGTCCCACACCTTCATCTCtgtaaggaggaggaagaggatctCACCAACCAGCAGCTCTGTAACCAGGAGAGGAACTGTGGTATGGACCAGGATGAACCAGAGCCTCCACAGATGAAAGTGGAACAGGAgcagcaatccaccaatcaggaGGGAGATCAGCTTGTTCTGAAGCAGGAGACTGAAACTTTTATAGTGACTCCTAATAATGAGGACGGTGATCAcatggaaccagaaccaaacaGTAACCAGCTCTTCTTTAACAACTCTCTTCTGGCAGAGCGTCATGTTCAGGAAGCAAACAGGGATGTTTTCTCAGCGTCTGCTATAAAtacagagcaggagatggacagcTCAAACAGAAGCCACACTAACAACAAAGGGAACTCTTCCAGTTTAGGAAATTATGGTAAAAATtacaaagataaaaagattTGTGGAAAAGccttaaagaaaaagtcaccaGTGAGGAAACATGACTCTGGCAGCACTGGTGAAAAACCCTTTTCTTGTAATGagtgtggaaaatgttttagagACAGAAAAGGTGTTAATGttcacatgagaatccacacaggtgagaaaccatattcttgtaaaacatgtgggaaaagtttTACTACAAATTGTAAATTGACCTACCACATTCGAacgcacacaggtgagaagccattttcttgtaaaatatgtgggAAAGGTTTCAGGGAACGTGGTCCTTTGACTGTTCACATTCGAACGCACACAGGTGAGAGaccattttcttgtaaaatatgtgggAAAGGTTTCAGGCAACGTGGTCCTTTGACTGTTCACATTCGAACGCACACAGGTGAGAGgccattttcttgtaaaatatgtgggAAAGATTTCAAGGAAAGTGGTGCTTTGACTGTTCACATTCGAACGCACACAGGTGAGAGGCCATTTTCTTGTAAGATATGTGGGAAAAGTTTTACTACAAATTGGAATTTGACCTACCACATTCGAACGCACACAGGTGAGAAACCATTTTCttgtaaaacatgtgggaaaagtttTACTACAAATTGGACTTTGACCTACCACATTCGAacgcacacaggtgagaagccattttcttgtaaaatatgtgggAAAGGTTTCAAGGAAAGTGGTTCTTTGACTGTTCACATTCGAACGCACACAGGTGAGtatgtgttgtag